A genomic stretch from Schaalia odontolytica includes:
- a CDS encoding MerR family transcriptional regulator — translation MGSMRVKVMADLAGTTTRTVRYYHRVGLLPVPPLVAGHRDYGVEHLARLLRIRWLAESGIPLAKIAQMLPDEPSQGRSAIEADLLATRAQIDARIEVLHHQRARIDGLVARVRSGEALSPLPVVLERFYDRIEGLVEDPATLPIIHTDRRMVLALAISGLIPASLGPFMEGLSDEDHRAVVRMFTTFATLDRSRCPGAYGDEERERVIEELEEAEWAVLERNRATALALLRDLPSGGPGHLLWKRVALLSKIGYPEPDQRRVIDDLVRRLQADPEFGPVLEEKTGKDWSIV, via the coding sequence ATGGGTTCCATGAGAGTCAAAGTGATGGCCGACCTGGCGGGGACCACGACGCGGACGGTGCGCTACTACCACCGAGTGGGGCTGCTCCCCGTGCCCCCACTCGTCGCGGGGCACCGCGACTACGGAGTCGAGCACCTGGCACGCCTGCTGCGCATCCGGTGGCTGGCCGAGTCCGGGATCCCCCTGGCAAAGATCGCCCAGATGCTGCCCGACGAGCCCTCCCAGGGGCGCAGCGCCATCGAGGCGGACCTGCTCGCCACACGGGCGCAGATCGACGCGCGCATCGAGGTCCTGCACCACCAGCGGGCCCGCATCGACGGGCTCGTGGCCAGGGTGCGCTCCGGCGAGGCGCTCTCGCCCCTGCCCGTCGTCCTCGAGCGCTTCTACGACCGCATCGAGGGCCTCGTCGAGGACCCGGCCACGCTGCCCATCATCCACACGGACCGGCGCATGGTCCTGGCGCTGGCGATCTCGGGCCTCATTCCAGCCTCGCTGGGCCCGTTCATGGAGGGGCTCAGCGACGAGGACCACCGAGCGGTGGTCCGCATGTTCACCACGTTCGCCACACTCGACCGCAGCCGCTGCCCCGGTGCCTACGGCGACGAGGAGAGGGAGCGCGTCATCGAGGAGCTCGAGGAGGCCGAGTGGGCCGTTCTCGAGCGCAACAGGGCCACCGCTCTCGCGTTGCTGCGCGACCTGCCCAGTGGCGGGCCCGGGCACCTGCTGTGGAAGCGGGTGGCCCTGCTGTCCAAGATCGGCTACCCCGAGCCCGACCAGAGGCGCGTCATCGACGACCTGGTCCGCCGCTTGCAGGCGGACCCGGAGTTCGGGCCCGTGCTCGAGGAGAAAACAGGAAAGGACTGGAGCATTGTCTGA
- a CDS encoding protoporphyrinogen/coproporphyrinogen oxidase yields MKTLVVGAGISGLACADALARSGQDVEVYEASERAGGRIETATVADCRVEVGANFLSSTYRVIPRIAKRLGVPLRPIRSRAGLIVDSAALTYGPSAYSMVRAGVIGWGDAAQAGWQLARQFPRLAKANPADPTHWADIDVPADEWCSARFGEAFTRAVIGSSFRGYYFQDLADTSACAALAMVSYGARPFVTLTADPGLEAIPRALASGLSIHYEAPVARVERDEAGAALVLDNGTVVEGDRIVLAVPAPAAASLLADPSPLEAQLLSTPYSSGLLIVLACSRRLEERELGGAYGLLASPSQAGPIAALCVASRAGHAAPGVDAVTVMFDGEAAQRSMVMGESDTELITSAVAALSKLAPSVADAVDWHASSVVRIPAAMPTCRVGRASLVRRYRAEHRGSVILAGDYLAFPWSDSAALTGLWAANCVRASGERD; encoded by the coding sequence ATGAAAACCTTGGTGGTCGGAGCAGGGATCTCGGGACTTGCATGCGCTGACGCGCTCGCTCGGAGCGGCCAGGACGTGGAGGTTTACGAGGCGAGCGAGCGAGCTGGCGGTCGCATTGAAACAGCTACGGTGGCCGATTGTCGGGTTGAGGTCGGTGCAAACTTTCTGTCCTCGACCTACCGTGTCATCCCCCGTATAGCCAAGCGCCTCGGGGTGCCGCTGCGCCCCATTCGTTCACGCGCCGGACTCATCGTTGACTCGGCGGCGCTCACCTACGGTCCCTCCGCGTACTCGATGGTGCGCGCCGGAGTGATCGGCTGGGGCGACGCCGCACAGGCGGGGTGGCAGCTGGCCCGTCAGTTCCCGCGCCTCGCGAAAGCCAACCCGGCTGATCCCACCCACTGGGCAGACATCGACGTGCCCGCCGACGAATGGTGTTCCGCTCGCTTTGGCGAGGCCTTCACCCGCGCGGTCATCGGATCCTCGTTTCGGGGCTACTACTTCCAGGATCTTGCTGACACCTCGGCCTGTGCGGCGCTCGCCATGGTCTCCTACGGCGCGCGTCCCTTCGTCACGCTGACCGCGGATCCTGGGCTCGAAGCGATTCCTCGGGCGCTGGCCTCGGGACTGTCGATCCATTACGAGGCTCCCGTTGCTCGCGTCGAGCGCGATGAGGCCGGCGCTGCGTTGGTCCTCGACAACGGGACCGTGGTGGAGGGGGACCGGATCGTCTTGGCTGTTCCAGCACCCGCAGCCGCTTCGCTCCTCGCGGATCCGTCCCCGCTCGAAGCCCAGCTCCTGTCGACCCCCTATAGCTCCGGGCTTCTGATCGTTCTCGCGTGTAGCCGGCGCCTTGAGGAAAGGGAGCTGGGGGGCGCGTACGGTCTCCTTGCGTCGCCGAGCCAGGCTGGCCCCATCGCCGCGTTGTGTGTGGCGAGCCGCGCGGGGCATGCGGCGCCGGGCGTGGATGCCGTCACCGTCATGTTTGATGGAGAGGCTGCGCAGCGCTCGATGGTCATGGGGGAGTCCGACACTGAGCTGATCACGAGCGCTGTCGCGGCGCTATCCAAGCTCGCGCCGTCTGTCGCTGACGCCGTCGACTGGCATGCAAGCAGCGTTGTGAGGATTCCGGCGGCAATGCCGACCTGCAGGGTTGGGCGAGCCAGTTTGGTTCGACGCTATCGCGCCGAGCATAGGGGGTCGGTGATTCTGGCGGGCGACTACCTGGCCTTCCCCTGGTCGGACTCGGCGGCCTTGACAGGCCTGTGGGCGGCGAACTGCGTGCGAGCGTCGGGTGAGCGCGACTGA
- a CDS encoding MFS transporter, giving the protein MLTQERHANDLSRGHRFFLLVLVSIGSSIIYTPVYLQYVFEDPLGKALIASGGATTDNVTTVMGTLLSAYAITALVCYLPSGIVADIVRVRTLSWVGFGLTALLTFWYAMFPSLFTIRLLFVAMGISTILIWWGIRYKLVRLVSEEDGYSRNIGLSYAFYGLAGLILGFFNSWLVTHLASQGDIIPMRVLLFILGGIIMFLAVLSFLFIPKFAGEIGSSEGGFEVKQLGQVLINPVVWLAAATLFFVYFFYTGVNQTTGYMKDVMFLAPAVVTMVATVRTYGVSLLSAPIFGGVAEKVGSPSRVIACGSIIAGLLFGVFVFLPSGANPFVTAALVIVLAFMANGVFGIVSSQLTEGKINPAVFGTASGLLSVIGFLPDTFSYTWFGSIRDAAGDDKAGAFRQIFMILGGTAILAALCAIALLLVVRARAKKTEQN; this is encoded by the coding sequence ATGCTCACCCAGGAGCGCCACGCGAATGATCTGTCGCGTGGACACCGCTTCTTCCTGCTCGTTCTGGTCTCCATCGGCAGCTCCATCATCTACACCCCCGTCTACCTGCAGTACGTCTTTGAGGACCCGTTGGGTAAGGCGCTGATTGCCTCGGGCGGTGCCACCACCGACAACGTCACGACGGTGATGGGCACCCTCCTGAGCGCCTACGCGATCACGGCCCTTGTTTGCTACCTGCCCTCCGGCATTGTCGCCGACATCGTTCGCGTTCGTACCCTGTCCTGGGTTGGCTTCGGCCTCACCGCGCTCCTGACCTTCTGGTACGCGATGTTCCCGTCGCTGTTCACCATCCGCCTTCTGTTCGTGGCGATGGGTATCTCCACGATCCTCATCTGGTGGGGCATCCGCTACAAGCTCGTCCGCCTCGTCTCCGAGGAAGACGGGTACTCGCGCAACATCGGCCTGTCCTACGCCTTCTACGGCCTCGCCGGTCTGATCCTGGGCTTCTTCAACTCCTGGCTTGTCACCCACCTCGCCTCGCAGGGGGACATCATCCCCATGCGCGTCCTGCTGTTCATACTGGGCGGCATCATCATGTTCCTCGCGGTCCTCTCCTTCCTCTTCATCCCGAAGTTCGCCGGCGAGATCGGCTCCTCCGAGGGGGGCTTCGAGGTCAAGCAGCTCGGCCAGGTGCTCATCAACCCCGTCGTGTGGCTCGCCGCCGCGACGCTGTTCTTCGTGTATTTCTTCTACACGGGCGTCAACCAGACGACCGGCTACATGAAGGACGTCATGTTCCTGGCTCCCGCCGTCGTCACGATGGTCGCGACCGTCCGTACCTACGGCGTGTCCCTCCTGTCCGCTCCCATCTTCGGTGGTGTTGCTGAAAAGGTCGGCTCGCCGTCGCGCGTCATTGCTTGCGGTTCGATCATCGCTGGCTTGCTCTTCGGGGTCTTTGTCTTCCTGCCCTCCGGTGCGAACCCGTTCGTCACAGCGGCCCTGGTTATCGTCCTGGCCTTCATGGCCAACGGCGTCTTCGGCATCGTGTCGTCGCAGCTGACCGAGGGCAAGATCAACCCCGCGGTCTTCGGCACCGCCTCGGGCCTGCTCTCCGTCATCGGCTTCCTGCCCGACACCTTCTCCTACACCTGGTTCGGCTCGATCCGCGACGCCGCCGGCGACGACAAGGCTGGTGCCTTCCGACAGATCTTCATGATCCTGGGTGGCACCGCGATCCTCGCAGCGTTGTGCGCAATCGCGCTCCTCCTGGTCGTTCGCGCCCGCGCGAAGAAGACCGAGCAGAACTGA
- the aes gene encoding acetyl esterase — translation MGHKYNVPALWTEQMGQVVAKQDELAAGAYVTGQSLDDMRAAYRKERAFWNEGGPEVFSSEDVMVPTRYGQVRVRHYRPSGEGQRPLIVYVHGGGWVIGDVDTHDRITRTLCHLTGAAVVSVDYTLAPEARFPRQIHECCDVVAHIRENASQWGIDPEDVSFAGDSAGANMSMGTMLMMRDEGSLTSVRAMLLYYGVYGLKDSSSMRLLGGAWDGLTEADYQYYLDQYFADPADVSDRYFNILGSDFSQGIPPCYVVSAGLDPLRDDSRTLADILNLCSVPHLYNEVEGVIHGFLHHSKMLDDTMDVLSEGAHFFTEHPIHR, via the coding sequence GTGGGTCACAAGTACAACGTTCCGGCCCTGTGGACCGAGCAGATGGGTCAGGTCGTCGCCAAGCAGGATGAACTTGCCGCGGGCGCGTACGTGACCGGACAGAGCCTCGACGACATGCGTGCCGCCTACCGCAAGGAGCGCGCGTTCTGGAACGAGGGTGGCCCCGAGGTGTTCTCGAGCGAGGACGTCATGGTTCCCACTCGCTACGGGCAGGTGCGCGTGCGCCACTACCGCCCGAGCGGGGAAGGCCAGCGTCCGCTCATCGTCTACGTGCACGGCGGTGGCTGGGTGATCGGCGACGTGGATACGCACGACCGCATCACCCGCACCCTGTGCCACCTGACCGGTGCCGCGGTCGTGAGCGTGGACTACACGCTCGCCCCCGAGGCCCGTTTCCCGCGCCAGATCCACGAGTGCTGCGACGTCGTTGCGCACATTCGTGAGAATGCGAGCCAGTGGGGGATCGACCCCGAGGACGTGTCCTTCGCCGGAGACTCCGCCGGAGCAAACATGTCCATGGGGACGATGCTCATGATGCGCGACGAGGGCTCGCTCACGTCCGTGCGCGCGATGCTCCTGTACTACGGCGTCTACGGGCTCAAGGATTCCTCGTCCATGCGCCTCCTGGGCGGTGCCTGGGATGGCCTGACCGAGGCCGACTACCAGTACTACCTCGACCAGTACTTTGCCGATCCGGCGGACGTGAGCGACCGCTACTTCAACATCCTGGGATCCGACTTTAGCCAGGGCATCCCGCCCTGCTACGTCGTGTCCGCCGGCTTGGATCCCCTGCGTGATGACTCGCGTACTCTGGCCGACATCCTCAATCTGTGCAGCGTTCCTCACCTCTACAACGAAGTTGAGGGCGTCATCCACGGCTTCCTTCATCACTCCAAGATGCTCGACGACACCATGGATGTGCTCTCTGAGGGCGCGCACTTCTTCACCGAACACCCTATCCACCGCTGA
- the caiA gene encoding crotonobetainyl-CoA dehydrogenase: MDFSLNEDQQLMVDAFTEVMHSRNWDAYFHECDEKHEYPIEWTEAICELGFDRILLPEEHDGLGADWVTLTAAYEALGREGGPTYVLYQMPCWDTVLREGTEEQKEKILSFVGTGKQMLNYAMTEPSAGSSWDDMRTTYTRKDGKVYLNGHKTFITSSLYAPYLVVMARDADNMETYSEWFVDMSKPGITKEPLDKLGLRMDSCCDVYFDNVELEEKDLFGTEGNGFRRGVVDFDLERFLVALTNYGTAYCAFEDAAKYANQRIQGGQAIARHQLIQLKFAEMKVRLTNMRNMLYEIAWKHDNCLLSRGDCSMAKYYCSEASFEVVDRALQVLAGVGITGDHRIQRFYRDLRVDRVSGGTDEMMILATGRSALYPYR, translated from the coding sequence GTGGATTTTTCGCTCAATGAAGATCAGCAGCTCATGGTCGATGCCTTTACCGAGGTCATGCATTCGCGTAACTGGGACGCATACTTCCACGAGTGCGATGAGAAGCACGAGTACCCGATCGAGTGGACCGAGGCCATCTGTGAGCTCGGCTTCGACCGCATCCTCCTACCCGAGGAGCACGACGGCCTCGGTGCCGACTGGGTGACCCTGACCGCCGCCTACGAGGCGCTCGGCCGCGAGGGCGGCCCCACCTACGTGCTCTACCAGATGCCCTGCTGGGACACCGTCCTGCGCGAGGGCACCGAGGAACAGAAGGAGAAGATCCTCTCCTTCGTTGGCACCGGCAAGCAGATGCTCAACTACGCGATGACCGAGCCGTCGGCCGGTTCCTCGTGGGATGACATGCGCACCACCTACACCCGCAAGGACGGCAAGGTCTACCTCAACGGGCACAAGACCTTCATCACCTCCTCGCTGTACGCCCCCTACCTGGTCGTCATGGCCCGCGACGCCGACAACATGGAGACCTACTCCGAGTGGTTCGTCGACATGTCCAAGCCGGGCATCACCAAGGAGCCGCTGGACAAGCTCGGTCTGCGCATGGATTCTTGCTGCGACGTCTACTTCGACAACGTTGAGCTCGAAGAGAAGGACCTCTTCGGCACCGAGGGCAATGGCTTCCGCCGCGGCGTGGTCGACTTCGACCTCGAGCGTTTCCTCGTCGCCCTGACCAACTATGGCACCGCCTACTGCGCGTTCGAGGACGCCGCCAAGTACGCCAACCAGCGTATTCAGGGCGGCCAGGCCATCGCCCGCCACCAGCTCATCCAGCTGAAGTTCGCCGAGATGAAGGTGCGCCTGACCAACATGCGCAACATGCTCTACGAGATCGCCTGGAAGCACGACAACTGTCTGCTCTCGCGCGGCGACTGCTCGATGGCGAAGTACTACTGCTCCGAGGCCTCGTTCGAGGTTGTGGATCGCGCCCTGCAGGTCCTGGCCGGCGTCGGCATCACCGGCGACCACCGCATCCAACGTTTCTACCGCGACCTGCGCGTGGACCGCGTCTCCGGTGGCACCGACGAAATGATGATCCTCGCCACCGGCCGTTCCGCCCTGTACCCCTACCGCTGA
- the caiB gene encoding L-carnitine CoA-transferase: protein MALPTDKPSFGVLDGVKVVYSAVEIAAPTAAAIMGEWGADVTWIENVWTGDSMRDTAWVKEMERRNMRSISMNPFTDEGKEALRAIVKDADIFIESGKGPMYARKGITDEFLWEINPKLVIVHVSGFGQYGDEEQINSAAYDLTVAAYAGIVTQNGSADQPMNISPYLGDYINSLMIISSSLAALHRVQVTGEGESIDMAMYETLLRVGTYYMMDYMNAGISYPRPGARHQNLCGIGIYECKDGFIGLCLYGVPQNKYLLETIGLGELWGTDEYPEGTSALWLDSPKADLIQETLEAYLKTQSKYDVQRDFVAHRIAAQVVNEFGDILEAEHVQARECFIEWENAEGKTIKGLNTFPKFRRNPGAFWRPMPALGGDTRDILKRAGYADEAIEALIASGTVKAADED from the coding sequence ATGGCACTGCCTACGGATAAGCCGTCGTTCGGCGTCCTCGATGGCGTCAAGGTCGTATACTCCGCCGTTGAGATCGCAGCCCCCACGGCTGCGGCCATCATGGGCGAGTGGGGCGCCGACGTCACGTGGATCGAGAACGTGTGGACCGGCGACTCGATGCGCGACACCGCGTGGGTCAAGGAGATGGAGCGCCGCAACATGCGCTCGATCTCCATGAACCCCTTCACCGACGAAGGCAAGGAAGCTCTGCGCGCCATCGTCAAGGACGCTGACATCTTCATCGAGTCCGGCAAGGGACCGATGTACGCTCGCAAGGGAATCACGGATGAGTTCCTGTGGGAGATCAACCCTAAGCTCGTCATCGTGCACGTCTCCGGCTTCGGCCAGTACGGCGATGAAGAGCAGATCAACTCGGCCGCCTACGACCTGACGGTCGCCGCCTACGCCGGCATCGTCACGCAGAACGGCTCCGCCGATCAGCCGATGAACATCTCCCCCTACCTGGGCGACTACATCAACTCCCTGATGATCATCTCCTCGTCGCTGGCGGCTCTGCACCGTGTGCAGGTTACCGGCGAGGGCGAGAGTATCGACATGGCGATGTACGAGACCCTGCTGCGCGTGGGCACGTACTACATGATGGACTACATGAACGCGGGCATCTCCTACCCGCGTCCGGGTGCGCGCCATCAGAACCTGTGCGGCATCGGCATCTACGAGTGCAAGGACGGCTTCATCGGCCTGTGCCTGTACGGCGTACCGCAGAACAAGTACCTGCTCGAGACCATCGGCCTGGGCGAGCTGTGGGGCACCGACGAGTACCCCGAGGGCACCTCGGCCCTGTGGCTTGACAGCCCCAAGGCGGACCTCATCCAGGAGACCCTGGAGGCCTACCTGAAGACCCAGTCCAAGTACGACGTGCAGCGTGACTTTGTTGCGCACCGAATCGCCGCGCAGGTTGTCAACGAGTTTGGTGACATTCTCGAGGCCGAGCACGTGCAGGCGCGCGAGTGCTTCATCGAGTGGGAGAACGCGGAAGGCAAGACCATCAAGGGGCTCAACACCTTCCCGAAGTTCCGCCGCAACCCGGGAGCCTTCTGGCGTCCGATGCCCGCTCTGGGTGGGGACACGCGCGACATCCTCAAGCGCGCCGGTTACGCCGACGAGGCCATCGAGGCCCTGATCGCGTCCGGCACCGTCAAGGCAGCTGACGAGGACTGA
- a CDS encoding AMP-binding protein: MTSSTWVPENTTVAQLWQRQVMERGGHEFLVYEDADTSSVARFTYREFDARVNTCANALVARGVGAGTRVALYLDNCVEFVECTLALAKMGAIAVPVDATSAPCELGRIMGLCGAQMLITCVNNIAEVLSHLPESVTDIVAVGEGTPGDEAGADVALLADLRADASDSFESNPHVDPMDTLAILFTSGTTSAPKGVVITQANFVFSGVFVNWELDMNPEDRYMTSMVAARVNFQLSALAPVLTMGATLIMLSRYSATRFWREAREHRATLVQGMAMIVATLLRQPVDPEERNHQVREMHYFLPLSAKEKEAFEERFGVTLLNNYGSTECLIGAVTDPPQGERRWPSIGQAGPGYEVRVVDCQGTELPEGEVGELVLHGVPGVSLMAGYWNNPEATAEVLSEDGWYRTHDFAYVEDGWVYFMDRRVDLIKRSGESVSSAEVECTIESLDGVQEVAVIGVPDGVRGQAVKAFVVAEPGVSLDPQAVIDHCEERLASFKVPSYVEFVEELPRGSYGKVNKQLLATS; this comes from the coding sequence ATGACCAGCTCGACGTGGGTGCCGGAGAACACCACAGTTGCGCAACTGTGGCAGCGGCAGGTGATGGAGCGCGGAGGCCATGAGTTCCTCGTGTACGAGGATGCTGATACCTCGTCGGTTGCTCGTTTCACCTACCGTGAGTTCGACGCGCGCGTCAACACGTGTGCCAACGCCCTCGTTGCGAGGGGCGTTGGGGCCGGCACCCGCGTTGCTCTCTACCTCGACAATTGCGTCGAGTTTGTGGAGTGCACGCTGGCGCTGGCCAAGATGGGGGCTATCGCGGTCCCCGTCGATGCCACGTCGGCACCCTGCGAGCTGGGGCGCATCATGGGCCTGTGCGGGGCTCAGATGCTGATCACCTGCGTGAACAACATCGCAGAGGTCCTCTCCCACCTGCCCGAGTCCGTGACGGACATCGTGGCGGTGGGGGAGGGCACCCCCGGGGACGAGGCCGGGGCGGACGTCGCGCTCCTGGCCGACCTGCGGGCGGACGCCTCCGACTCCTTTGAGTCGAATCCTCACGTGGACCCCATGGACACGTTGGCGATTCTCTTCACCTCGGGTACGACCTCGGCCCCCAAGGGCGTCGTCATCACTCAGGCGAACTTCGTCTTTTCGGGCGTCTTCGTCAACTGGGAACTGGATATGAATCCCGAGGACCGCTACATGACCTCCATGGTTGCGGCCCGCGTGAACTTCCAGCTGTCGGCGCTGGCACCCGTCCTGACGATGGGCGCGACGCTCATCATGCTGTCGAGATACTCCGCGACGCGCTTCTGGCGTGAGGCGCGCGAACACCGCGCGACCCTCGTGCAGGGCATGGCGATGATCGTTGCGACACTCTTGCGTCAGCCCGTCGACCCGGAGGAACGCAACCACCAGGTCCGCGAGATGCACTACTTCCTGCCCCTGAGCGCCAAGGAAAAGGAAGCCTTCGAGGAGCGTTTCGGCGTGACTCTGCTCAACAACTATGGGTCCACCGAGTGTCTCATCGGAGCGGTCACGGACCCGCCTCAAGGCGAGCGTCGCTGGCCATCGATCGGCCAGGCGGGGCCCGGCTACGAGGTCCGCGTCGTTGACTGCCAGGGTACCGAGCTGCCCGAGGGCGAGGTCGGCGAGCTCGTCCTCCACGGCGTCCCCGGAGTCAGCCTCATGGCCGGCTACTGGAACAACCCCGAGGCGACCGCCGAGGTTCTCTCCGAAGACGGCTGGTACCGCACCCACGACTTCGCCTACGTCGAGGATGGCTGGGTCTACTTCATGGATCGGCGTGTTGACCTCATCAAGCGCTCGGGCGAATCGGTGTCCTCCGCCGAGGTTGAATGCACAATCGAGAGCCTCGACGGCGTGCAGGAGGTCGCCGTCATCGGGGTGCCCGACGGAGTGCGCGGCCAGGCTGTCAAGGCCTTCGTCGTCGCGGAACCCGGCGTCAGCCTCGACCCCCAGGCCGTCATCGACCACTGCGAGGAACGTCTGGCGTCATTCAAAGTGCCCAGTTACGTGGAGTTCGTCGAGGAACTCCCGCGGGGAAGCTACGGCAAAGTCAACAAGCAACTCCTCGCAACCTCTTGA
- a CDS encoding MaoC/PaaZ C-terminal domain-containing protein, whose protein sequence is MAINTEMVGQTFGPFVRDYTFRDLELFALGCGAGIDGKDGLEYLNEHDERAPRLKVLPMFGAMLIVDSEVTRTIDYGYNYAGSLHWGFDIRFHQPITKMADHLETKVRLEGLYDRGEGRGLLAQHIGDTYDSEGNLLFTNESWDCLIYDGGWGGPKPPKDIVEMPERDADVEVVETIPENQALIYRLSGDYHPQHIDWEYAAENGEPRPILHAISYAGVVMRHAINAFVPGEPERITRFKTRITSPVHPGTTLKTKLWKVAEGELRFMLVDADAEETGAKPHLNWGIIEYR, encoded by the coding sequence ATGGCAATCAATACCGAGATGGTCGGACAGACCTTCGGTCCCTTCGTCCGTGACTACACCTTCCGCGACCTGGAGCTCTTCGCCCTCGGTTGTGGCGCGGGTATCGACGGCAAGGACGGCCTCGAGTACCTGAATGAGCACGACGAGCGCGCCCCCCGGCTCAAGGTGCTGCCCATGTTCGGTGCCATGCTGATCGTCGACTCCGAGGTCACCCGCACGATCGACTACGGCTACAACTACGCCGGATCGCTGCACTGGGGCTTCGACATTCGCTTCCACCAGCCCATCACCAAGATGGCCGACCACCTCGAGACCAAGGTTCGCCTCGAGGGCCTCTACGACCGCGGTGAGGGCCGTGGCCTGCTCGCCCAGCACATCGGCGACACCTACGACTCGGAGGGCAACCTGCTCTTCACCAACGAGTCCTGGGACTGCCTGATCTACGACGGCGGCTGGGGCGGCCCCAAGCCTCCGAAGGACATCGTCGAGATGCCCGAGCGTGACGCCGACGTCGAGGTTGTCGAGACGATCCCCGAGAACCAGGCTCTCATCTACCGTCTGTCGGGGGACTACCACCCGCAGCACATCGACTGGGAGTACGCTGCAGAGAACGGCGAGCCCCGCCCGATCCTGCACGCGATCTCCTACGCGGGCGTCGTCATGCGTCACGCCATCAACGCGTTCGTTCCCGGCGAGCCGGAGCGCATCACCCGCTTCAAGACCCGCATCACCTCGCCGGTCCACCCCGGCACCACACTCAAGACCAAGCTGTGGAAGGTCGCCGAGGGCGAGCTGCGCTTCATGCTGGTCGACGCTGACGCCGAAGAGACCGGTGCCAAGCCGCACCTGAACTGGGGCATCATCGAATACCGCTGA
- a CDS encoding MFS transporter codes for MTPLLKRVIVFSSGGPFLEGYVLAIIGVAMQAMGNDLVLDAHWRGLLGVASLVGLFLGASFGGWLTDLIGRRKMFVIDLVVIAVLSVLCAVVQSPIWLLILRFLVGVAVGADYPIATSMIAEFSPRKYRAGAMGVIAAAWYLGANVAALVGFCLYNTAHGWRYMLASSAIPCILILVGRWDIPESPRWLVSKGRAEEAQAIVHKTLGANVRLPKAEEAAKTSVSKVLRGVYLQRIIFIGVIWLCQAIPMFAFYTYGEQIIGSAIGLEHGRDALLVELLVGTFFMLGTFPAMYLCERIGRRPLIIGCFGGMTVALAIVGFFPGAGIGLIMGCLIAYALLAGGPGNLEWLYPNELFPTEVRATAMGFAMSLSRIGTVVSLYILPSFMETHGFGATMLAGAAISVLGTVVSLIWAPETRGYTLAETGSVDFKGR; via the coding sequence ATGACACCGCTGCTCAAGCGCGTTATCGTCTTCTCCTCGGGCGGCCCCTTCCTGGAGGGCTACGTGCTGGCCATCATCGGCGTGGCGATGCAAGCAATGGGCAACGACCTCGTCCTGGACGCCCACTGGCGCGGGCTCCTCGGCGTCGCCTCCCTCGTCGGCCTGTTCCTCGGCGCCTCCTTCGGCGGATGGCTCACCGATCTGATCGGCCGACGCAAGATGTTCGTCATCGACCTGGTCGTCATCGCGGTCCTGTCGGTCCTGTGCGCGGTTGTCCAAAGCCCGATCTGGCTGCTCATCCTGCGCTTCCTCGTGGGCGTGGCCGTGGGAGCGGATTACCCGATCGCGACCTCGATGATCGCCGAGTTCTCGCCGCGCAAGTACCGTGCGGGAGCCATGGGCGTCATTGCCGCAGCCTGGTACCTGGGTGCCAACGTCGCGGCCCTGGTCGGCTTCTGCCTGTACAACACGGCGCATGGCTGGCGCTACATGTTGGCCTCCTCCGCGATCCCCTGCATCCTGATCCTCGTGGGGCGCTGGGATATCCCCGAATCCCCGCGCTGGCTCGTCTCCAAGGGTCGCGCCGAGGAGGCGCAGGCGATCGTCCACAAGACCCTGGGAGCCAACGTTCGCCTTCCCAAGGCAGAAGAGGCCGCCAAGACCTCGGTGTCGAAGGTCCTGCGCGGCGTCTACCTGCAGCGCATCATCTTCATCGGCGTCATCTGGTTGTGTCAGGCGATCCCCATGTTCGCGTTCTACACCTACGGCGAGCAGATCATCGGTAGCGCCATCGGCCTCGAGCACGGGCGCGACGCCCTCCTCGTCGAGCTCCTCGTCGGCACGTTCTTCATGCTCGGTACCTTCCCCGCCATGTACTTGTGCGAGCGGATCGGCCGCCGGCCCCTCATCATCGGCTGCTTCGGTGGCATGACGGTCGCCCTGGCCATCGTCGGCTTCTTCCCGGGCGCGGGCATCGGCCTCATCATGGGGTGCCTCATCGCCTACGCCCTGCTCGCGGGCGGCCCGGGCAACCTCGAGTGGCTCTACCCCAACGAGCTCTTCCCGACGGAGGTGCGCGCCACCGCCATGGGCTTCGCGATGTCGCTGAGCCGCATCGGCACCGTCGTCTCGCTGTACATCCTGCCCTCGTTCATGGAGACCCACGGCTTTGGCGCGACGATGCTCGCCGGTGCGGCGATCTCCGTCCTGGGTACGGTCGTCTCGCTCATCTGGGCCCCCGAGACGCGCGGGTACACCCTCGCCGAAACCGGGTCCGTCGATTTCAAGGGGCGTTGA